In one window of Cytophagaceae bacterium ABcell3 DNA:
- a CDS encoding glycosyltransferase family 2 protein encodes MTISGFTMAKNATKLYFPIKESILSILPIVDEFIVALGDCDEDDKTRDEISSILSPKIKIIDTVWDTRKFPRSTELARQTDIARKACKGDWLFYLQSDEVVHEKDLEIIKNRCAEFQHDDEVEGLLFDYKHFWGDYDHYHNAHGWYPSEIRVIKNRPDIRPWRDAQSFRKIQDFKEGDWHEYYRKEGTEKLKVVRAGADIYHYGWVRPPEVMTSKKVNHDSLHHGSDKGQVMNQATPLEFDYGPLNKLPVFHGSHPVAMKDKINELYWKSSLQYKGNVRQGRNLHKHEKLKNRLTTFIEQKVLGGKQIGTFKNYCLLKKK; translated from the coding sequence ATGACAATTAGTGGATTTACGATGGCCAAAAATGCGACTAAACTGTATTTTCCGATAAAGGAGTCAATACTTTCCATACTTCCAATTGTAGATGAATTCATAGTAGCACTTGGCGACTGCGACGAAGACGACAAGACAAGGGATGAAATATCCTCTATTTTATCTCCTAAAATTAAGATTATTGACACGGTATGGGATACCAGAAAATTTCCTCGAAGTACAGAGTTGGCTCGCCAAACCGATATAGCCCGAAAGGCATGCAAGGGTGACTGGTTGTTTTACCTGCAGAGCGATGAGGTGGTTCATGAAAAGGACTTAGAAATTATTAAGAATAGATGCGCTGAATTTCAACATGATGATGAAGTAGAGGGACTTCTTTTTGATTACAAACATTTTTGGGGAGATTATGACCACTACCATAATGCTCATGGTTGGTATCCTTCAGAAATTCGTGTCATAAAAAATAGACCAGATATAAGGCCATGGCGAGATGCACAGTCGTTTCGGAAAATACAAGATTTTAAAGAAGGGGACTGGCATGAATACTACCGTAAAGAAGGAACAGAGAAACTCAAAGTAGTCCGGGCTGGTGCAGATATCTACCATTATGGATGGGTTCGTCCGCCAGAAGTGATGACTAGCAAAAAAGTAAATCACGATAGCTTACACCATGGCTCTGACAAAGGTCAGGTGATGAATCAGGCTACCCCTCTGGAATTTGACTACGGTCCATTAAATAAACTTCCTGTTTTTCATGGAAGCCATCCCGTAGCAATGAAGGACAAGATAAATGAGCTTTACTGGAAATCAAGCCTTCAGTATAAAGGCAACGTCCGGCAAGGACGTAATTTACATAAGCATGAAAAACTGAAAAACCGGCTAACGACTTTTATTGAACAAAAGGTTTTAGGTGGAAAGCAGATCGGTACATTTAAGAATTATTGTCTATTGAAAAAGAAGTAA
- a CDS encoding nucleotide pyrophosphohydrolase, with translation MTIEEAQKKVDEWINTTGVRYFNELTNMAILTEEVGEVARIISRKYGEQSLKESDKDKNLSDEMADVMFVLICLANQTGVNLTDALEKNLAKKSIRDKERHKNNEKLK, from the coding sequence ATGACTATTGAAGAAGCACAGAAAAAAGTTGATGAATGGATAAACACTACAGGTGTCCGTTACTTCAATGAGCTAACCAATATGGCTATCCTCACAGAAGAAGTGGGAGAAGTTGCAAGGATTATATCACGAAAATACGGTGAGCAGTCATTAAAAGAAAGTGACAAAGACAAAAACCTCAGTGACGAAATGGCTGATGTAATGTTTGTACTTATCTGCCTGGCCAACCAGACAGGAGTTAACCTAACCGATGCACTGGAAAAAAACCTTGCAAAGAAAAGCATTAGAGACAAAGAAAGGCATAAGAACAATGAAAAACTCAAGTAG
- a CDS encoding branched-chain amino acid aminotransferase, with protein sequence MALNIEIQKTSGSRLKETDFSNLEFGAVYADHMLTVDYANGEWQNPKISPFGNINMSPATSVLHYGQTVFEGLKAYKDDNGDIVIFRPLDHHKRFNRSAERLCMPEIPEDVFMDGLAELLKLDHAWIPNQKGCSLYLRPFMYASDEYIGVRPSRTYKFIIFTSPVSGYYKGSVKVLVETNFVRAAEGGIGFAKSGGNYAASLLPAKLAGEKGFHQLLWTDSKEHKYFEESGTMNVMFLIGDTLVTPPLSTSILSGITRDSVIQLAKDWGVKVEERKVSIDEVLEAHRNGTLNDAFGTGTAATITHIAMIHHNGQDYYLPDTSKRELSNKLNDTLNDMKLGQAEDKFGWIYKLKV encoded by the coding sequence ATGGCTTTAAATATAGAGATCCAAAAGACGTCCGGCTCGCGGTTAAAGGAAACAGATTTCAGCAATCTGGAATTTGGAGCAGTATATGCCGACCATATGCTGACCGTAGATTATGCCAACGGTGAGTGGCAAAACCCCAAAATATCTCCTTTCGGAAATATAAACATGAGTCCTGCAACATCTGTCCTGCATTATGGACAAACTGTTTTTGAAGGCCTGAAAGCATATAAGGATGACAACGGCGATATAGTCATTTTTCGCCCTTTAGATCACCATAAGCGTTTTAACCGCTCTGCAGAACGCCTGTGCATGCCCGAAATACCTGAAGATGTATTCATGGACGGACTAGCAGAGCTATTGAAGCTTGACCATGCATGGATCCCTAACCAAAAAGGGTGCTCTTTATACCTAAGACCTTTTATGTATGCCTCCGATGAGTATATAGGAGTTAGACCATCCAGAACCTATAAGTTTATTATATTCACATCTCCGGTATCTGGCTACTACAAAGGCAGTGTAAAAGTGTTGGTAGAAACTAATTTTGTTAGGGCAGCAGAAGGGGGAATTGGATTTGCAAAATCGGGCGGTAATTATGCAGCGTCTCTTTTGCCTGCAAAACTTGCCGGCGAAAAAGGTTTTCACCAATTACTGTGGACAGACAGCAAAGAGCATAAATACTTTGAAGAGTCAGGAACAATGAATGTCATGTTCCTAATTGGCGACACGCTTGTTACCCCTCCACTCTCTACCTCTATCTTATCTGGCATCACAAGAGACAGTGTGATACAGCTAGCTAAAGACTGGGGCGTAAAAGTAGAGGAGCGTAAAGTAAGTATTGATGAAGTGTTGGAAGCGCACAGAAACGGAACTTTAAACGATGCGTTTGGAACCGGAACCGCTGCTACCATTACACACATAGCAATGATCCACCATAATGGTCAAGATTATTATCTTCCTGATACATCAAAAAGGGAGCTTTCTAATAAATTGAACGATACGTTAAACGATATGAAACTAGGCCAGGCTGAAGACAAGTTTGGATGGATTTACAAATTAAAAGTATAA
- the dtd gene encoding D-aminoacyl-tRNA deacylase yields MIAVLQKVSEASVLIDKKIKSRINNGLLILLGITHEDTEDDIVWLSKKIVQMRIFSDKEGKMNLSVKDIQGEIIVVSQFTLHASTKKGNRPSFTNAAPPPIAIPLYEQFVNILSINLGKNVQTGEFGADMKVSLTNDGPVTIIIDSKNRI; encoded by the coding sequence ATGATTGCGGTTCTACAAAAAGTTTCAGAAGCTTCGGTATTAATTGATAAAAAAATCAAAAGCAGGATAAACAATGGCTTGCTCATCCTTCTGGGCATTACCCATGAAGACACTGAGGATGATATAGTATGGCTAAGCAAGAAAATTGTACAAATGCGTATCTTTTCTGATAAAGAGGGCAAAATGAACCTTTCGGTAAAAGATATACAAGGCGAAATAATTGTGGTCAGCCAATTTACCCTTCATGCCAGTACAAAAAAAGGCAACCGGCCATCTTTCACCAATGCAGCTCCGCCACCGATTGCCATCCCACTCTATGAGCAATTTGTTAATATCTTATCTATTAACTTAGGTAAAAATGTACAAACGGGAGAATTCGGGGCAGACATGAAAGTATCCCTTACCAATGATGGCCCCGTAACTATAATAATTGATTCTAAAAACAGGATTTAA